Below is a genomic region from Lutra lutra chromosome 18, mLutLut1.2, whole genome shotgun sequence.
CTCACCCGGGGCACTCACTCGGTGTCTTCAACTGAAAGTGTCGATAACCATCTCTACTTCCAGAATTGTGAGCTCTGCGGTCATGGAAGTTACTGAAGGCACAGGGCTGCCCCTGTCAGAGGCCCGGCTGCTCTGTGCTGAGAGCACTGCCAAGACTGGTCTTGCCTCATCCCTCTTGTGTTATCTCTAGACTGTGGACTCCCTGAGGACGCGACTTGTCCTCTGCGCTCCAGCCGTGTGATGGCTCattgtctccctcccccagggctggCCTTGCTAGGCTTCCTGGTGCTGCTGCCAGCGACCATGCCGTGGGGTCAGCTGGGCGAGGGCGGCTGGCTGGGGGGCACGCACTGTGTGGCCTGCCTGGCACCCCCCGCAGGCTCCGTGCTGTACCACCTCTTCATGTGCCACCAAGGGGGCAGCGCTGTGTACACGCGACTCCTTGCCCTGGATATGTGTGGGGTCTGCCTCGTCAACACCCTCGGTGAGCCAAGGGATGGAGTGGGTCGGCCTGAAGGGTGGGagctggtgggggaggtggtggaGGCAGGGGTCACTCATGTGAGCCCTGGGTATAAAGGGCAGGCAGTTAGTTGCCCAGACTGATGtgccttctcctgcctctctctccggtACAGGGGCTCTGCCCATCATCCACTGTACCCTGGCCTGTAGGCCCTGGCTTCGCCCAGCCGCTCTGCTGGGCTACACCGTCCTGTCGGGTGTGGCCGGCTGGCGGGCCCTCACGGCTCCCTCCACCAGTGCCCGGCTCCGCGCCTTCGGCTGGCAGGCTGCGGCCCGCCTCCTGGTGTTTGGGGCCCGGGGAATGGGGCTGGGCTCCGGGGCTCCAGGCTCCCTACCCTGCTACCTGCGCATGGATGCGCTGGCACTGCTCGGGGGGCTGGTGAACGTGGCCCGCCTGCCGGAGCGCTGGGGACCCGGCCGCTTCGACTACTGGGGCAACTCCCACCAGATCATGCACCTGCTCAGCGTGGGCTCCATCCTCCAGCTGCACGCCGGCGTCGTGCCCGACCTGCTCTGGGCTGCCCACCACGCCTGTCCCCCAGACTGAGCCACCTCCCGCCTGCCACGCCGGCCTCCTGACAGTCCTCTGGAACCAATAGTGTGCTTCACTCCTGCTGCTGGTCTTGGAGGGGCCGATGGCCTGGATGCTTCCAGCAAACAGGACTTCCCAGCTGGGAGCCCTCATCTGTTCGTCCGTTTTTCCCTGTGGACTAATCTCTTCTACTCATACCTCGGAGCTCTGGCTTTCCCTCCCTGCTACCTTCCTTCAGGGTACTGTCCGGGTAGGCTAGAAGGAACCCTTTCCTTCCTAGGCCTCAGTTTATCCTTTGTGACCTATGAGGGCATGGCTGGAGGGACTCCGGGGTCATGTCTGGCTCCGACAGTTGGAACCCTACCAGCCCAGAGCCATAAGCCCACTCTGCCCCACACGTAAGGTATCTTATGGGTGCCTGGCCCAGCCTTCAGCCCCTATTTCCTGACTTTTGTCTTTCTGCTCTGCATGCCAGCCATCCCTGCAGCCTGAGGCTcacctcccctcttctcccttctgtccAGAGAGTGAGGAGTTTGGGCAACAGGACCAGTCTCTTAACCCAGACCAAGGGGTAGGAGGGCAGCTGCAGCTGCTTTTTGCAGGCAGCTAGCACAGAGACATGAGAGCTGAGGGGCACTGGACTCAGGGGCCCACTGGGCTGAGGCCCCCTCTCCACTCTGAGTGCAATGCTCTGATGGCCCAACCTACACAGTGGGGATGTGCCTGCTCAGGAAATCTCGGCTACATGCAGTGCATGGCTCCTGCCTCCAACCAGCTGGCCTGGGGCCCTGCATGAGGGCCCAGCCTCGGCCCATGCTGGGGCCGCAGACCCTGGGCAACATCAATAAAGGGGCGGGAAGCACAGTGTTGCCACACAAACAAGCGTGGGTGCTCCCGAGATTCAAATACCTTTTATTAGACATGGGTAGGCAAGGAGGCACCCCTGGAGCTCCCAGAGGGACCCCAGCCTCCAGgaggactggggggggggggggaggctaaAAGGTTAAAAGCATTGAGGCTGGCCTGTAGACTCAGGTTGGGCCCAGTGAGTCCTCAAATAGGCTGAGGAGGTTCCGAGGTTCAAAGGCGGGGAAGGAACCCCGAGGGGGCTCAGAGTCAATGTCACTTAGGTCCAGGGCTtccctggggtgggagagaagagagacaaatgACAGTCAGGGTCTGAAAGCcactacctcccacccccctggaTTCTGGACCTGCTCACCTCAGTGAGTACCTGTTCCGGGGGGCAGGGGAGCCATTGCGGGGGGTGGAGGTGTTCCCGGCAGCCCTGGCCAGGACGGCCTCCGGAGAGAGTGAGAGCCTGCACGGGATGGGCCAGACAAGTAAGGTGTCGAGGGGTGGGGGGTACACGGGGAGGAGGCCACAGCTGGTTGGGAGCAGCAAGACCAACCCTGTCCCTATGCAGGTGCCAGGCTCCAGCCTGAcatgggtggggatggggacccAGTGGGGAACAGCAGAAACTCGGTGCCCTTTGACAAAAGCACTTTCACAACTCTGAAAGGCCACCTGACCACTCAAAGGCCACGTCCGTTCTGTCTCGGAACACATGGTTAGGACGGCTGGCTTTGTAGTGACCTTGTGGAGATGAAGCTTTTCAGGTACTTCCTGTCGATATGCCACCTCCCGTGGCAAGGGGGTGACGTTTCCGTAAGGAAGGGGTTAATGGTGATTCCTCCTGAGGCCTGTGCCTCAAGCATGTGGTTCTCTTTTGCAGCAGTTTCTTAATTACAGCCCCTCACTTGGCCACCAGGAGTTTCCCAGGACCAGCTCCTCGGTGCCTCATCTGTGGACACTGGCAGCCCCTGCTgtggcggggggggcggggggcacttGGGCGGCAGTGCCCCAAGCCCAAAGTTGCCAGGTATGCTCTGCTCCACACATTTCCTACACCGAGCTTGGAAGAGACTGCTGCATTCACGGGCAGGCTGCACCCCACCGGCCTCGGTTCCCGTCCCAGGGCGTGACGGGGGCTAGGTTTGTGGGAAGGGTCCTGCTCACCACTAATTCTCTTGGGTCTGGGGCCTGGACGTGATGGCCACCCCATCTTCCACCCCCAGCACCCTCAGCTCTCACCCACCCTACGCTGTCATCATCCCAGCTGCTGGAGAGGCTGCTGTGCAGGAGGATGCTGCAGGGTGGGGAGCcaggtggggtggctggggggcTTGGGGGCTGCAGCCAGCTGGCAGGGTGGGCCAGTCCATGCCAGAGCCAGCACAGCAAGGAGAGCAGGGCctgtggggacaggggtgggggaggcagatcAGACCCTGTGGTCGGGAGCAGGGTTGGCACCCTGCCCCATCAACCGACTTACCTGCCACAGGGCCCACCCTCGACTGAGAGCGTCAGCAGCCACATACCACAGAACGCTCCAGGGCCGAGGCCGCCTGAGCATGGGCAGGGCCAGCAGGGCTGAGGCTGTGGCCCGCAGCTTGGGGTCAGGTTCCAGCATCATGATGAGGACAGAACGCAGCTCGGAGGACAGGCCTGTCCACGGGGCAGGGCCATGTCAGGAGTGAGGGGCTCTAAGCTCAGTGTTCCCCACTGCCGGCCATTCCCTCCCATGCAAGCCTGTCCTCCCTGGGGCAGCACGGTCCTCTCCATCCTTGCCTTCTACTTACCAGCGGTGAACTCAGGGGGCAGATAGCCCTGGCGAAGCTGCTGCCAGCCCTCCCCACCGTGGGGCAGCTCCATGTTGCACGCCACTTCCAGGATGGTGAGACCCAGACTGGGAAGGACAGGGGCAGTGACAGAAGAGGGGCAAGGTTGGCCTTGGGATGACAGATCCCAGAGCTCCAGGCTACCCAagaagagggtggggaaggggtgctgTCTTCTGCCATGAGCCAGGGACATGGTTGGGGAGCAGTTGGGGGGTCCTGAGAAGGACTCAACAGGGCCAGTGATTGGACCATGTTGTGGAGCATGGACCCCGGGCAGAGCAGACCCTACAGCAGCTGGTGAGTCCTCCTGGCAGCCCTCACTGACTGCACGGGCACTGTGGTTACTAATGTCCCCATCATGGTTCTGTGGATAAGGCTGGACATGGCTCTTCGAGGCCAAACAGGGTTATTAGCATGGACGAGGGGACCCAGTGCCTGGTCCAGTCCCAGCTTCACCACGTGCTAACTggactttgggcaagtccctCAACCCCACTGTGTCCGTTACTTGTAAGTGTGGTCATTGTCTCCCCCGTGGGGGGTGTGGCAAGGATGGGGTGGACCCATGTGAAGTGGCTCCAGAGGGTTCGCTGCTTAGACAGCCCGACTCTATGAAACCCCCTTGACTACAGGGCGGGCCTCCACCCCTTCAGGGCAGGGTGTCCAGCCCAAGGCCGAGTCTTCCTGACTTTGGACTAGGGCGGCGTTTCCCTCCCTCTGCTAACCGTTTCCCTCCCTCTGCTAACCGCACCCACCCCTGGCCCACGGCAGAGCCTCTCACGTCCCAGCCCTCACCTGAACACGTCCGCCGCTGTCCCGTAGGAGCCCCGCAGCAGCTCGGGAGCCATGTACCGGGGGTCTCCCTCCTGGGCCTCTCCAGCTCCAGGTGTGCCCAGCTCAACCAGCagcccaaagtcacccagcttGCAACGGCCCCGGGGTCCCAGGAAGATGTTGGCAGGCTTGACATCAAGGTGGACCAGGCCTTGGCCGTGGAGGTGAGCCAGGGCAAGCAGGGTGTCCCGCAGGTAGCCCCAGACCTGGGCCTCGGGCAGGCCGGTGCCC
It encodes:
- the PKMYT1 gene encoding membrane-associated tyrosine- and threonine-specific cdc2-inhibitory kinase isoform X1 is translated as MPVPTEGTPPPLSGTPVPVPAYFRHAEPGFSLKRPGGLSRSLPPRPPAKGSIPVSRLFPPRTPGWHQPQPRRVSFRGKASETLQSPSYDPSRPESFFQQSFQRLGRLGHGSYGEVFKVRSKEDGRLYAIKRSMSPFRGPKDRARKLAEVGGHEKVGQHPRCVRLEQAWEEGGLLYLQTELCGPSLQQHSEAWGTGLPEAQVWGYLRDTLLALAHLHGQGLVHLDVKPANIFLGPRGRCKLGDFGLLVELGTPGAGEAQEGDPRYMAPELLRGSYGTAADVFSLGLTILEVACNMELPHGGEGWQQLRQGYLPPEFTAGLSSELRSVLIMMLEPDPKLRATASALLALPMLRRPRPWSVLWYVAADALSRGWALWQALLSLLCWLWHGLAHPASWLQPPSPPATPPGSPPCSILLHSSLSSSWDDDSVGLSLSPEAVLARAAGNTSTPRNGSPAPRNRYSLREALDLSDIDSEPPRGSFPAFEPRNLLSLFEDSLGPT
- the PAQR4 gene encoding progestin and adipoQ receptor family member 4: MAFLAGPRLLDWASSPPHLQFNKFVLTGYRPASSGCGCLRSLFYLHNELGNIYTHGLALLGFLVLLPATMPWGQLGEGGWLGGTHCVACLAPPAGSVLYHLFMCHQGGSAVYTRLLALDMCGVCLVNTLGALPIIHCTLACRPWLRPAALLGYTVLSGVAGWRALTAPSTSARLRAFGWQAAARLLVFGARGMGLGSGAPGSLPCYLRMDALALLGGLVNVARLPERWGPGRFDYWGNSHQIMHLLSVGSILQLHAGVVPDLLWAAHHACPPD
- the PKMYT1 gene encoding membrane-associated tyrosine- and threonine-specific cdc2-inhibitory kinase isoform X2; its protein translation is MPVPTEGTPPPLSGTPVPVPAYFRHAEPGFSLKRPGGLSRSLPPRPPAKGSIPVSRLFPPRTPGWHQPQPRRVSFRGKASETLQSPSYDPSRPESFFQQSFQRLGRLGHGSYGEVFKVRSKEDGRLYAIKRSMSPFRGPKDRARKLAEVGGHEKVGQHPRCVRLEQAWEEGGLLYLQTELCGPSLQQHSEAWGTGLPEAQVWGYLRDTLLALAHLHGQGLVHLDVKPANIFLGPRGRCKLGDFGLLVELGTPGAGEAQEGDPRYMAPELLRGSYGTAADVFSLGLTILEVACNMELPHGGEGWQQLRQGYLPPEFTAGLSSELRSVLIMMLEPDPKLRATASALLALPMLRRPRPWSVLWYVAADALSRGWALWQALLSLLCWLWHGLAHPASWLQPPSPPATPPGSPPCSILLHSSLSSSWDDDSVGLSLSPEAVLARAAGNTSTPRNGSPAPRNREALDLSDIDSEPPRGSFPAFEPRNLLSLFEDSLGPT